The following proteins are co-located in the Haloplanus sp. HW8-1 genome:
- a CDS encoding threonine ammonia-lyase has protein sequence MSEYDRVDSPDATTVFSYHDLTPPRTADVYRARSVVDRHLLRTPLVRSEPLSAEFDADVYLKREDTLPTGAFKVRGGLTLVSRLDAEFHDPGLIAASTGNHGQSVAYAGRTFDVPVTVVVPEDANPSKVAAMERLGATVRFHGDTFDEAREHAETLAAEEGYRYVHSANEPSLVAGVGTAGLEVVEDLPDVDYLFCPVGGGSSAAGYCLTVGALTEATVIGAQSEAAPAMHRAWAEGILEPHDRMETFAEGVATRVPFALTTRLLRERLDDFRLVSEASIERGVRDLYADERIPMEGACATSLAAMRQLSDDLRGSTVVFPISGRNVDPDTLESILDGAA, from the coding sequence ATGAGCGAGTACGACCGAGTCGACTCTCCCGACGCGACCACCGTGTTCTCGTATCACGACCTCACGCCGCCACGGACGGCCGACGTGTACCGGGCGCGGTCGGTCGTCGACCGACATCTCCTGCGAACGCCGCTGGTTCGAAGCGAACCCCTGTCCGCCGAGTTCGACGCCGACGTCTACCTGAAACGGGAGGACACGCTCCCGACGGGGGCGTTCAAGGTTCGCGGTGGCCTCACCCTGGTTTCACGGCTCGACGCCGAGTTTCACGACCCCGGGCTGATCGCCGCCAGCACCGGGAACCACGGCCAGTCGGTCGCCTACGCCGGCCGCACCTTCGACGTGCCGGTGACCGTCGTCGTCCCGGAGGACGCCAACCCCTCGAAGGTGGCGGCCATGGAGCGACTCGGCGCCACGGTCCGCTTTCACGGCGACACCTTCGACGAGGCTCGTGAACACGCCGAGACGCTGGCCGCAGAGGAGGGGTACCGGTACGTCCACTCGGCGAACGAACCGTCGCTCGTCGCCGGCGTCGGAACTGCCGGCCTCGAAGTCGTGGAGGACCTCCCCGACGTCGACTACCTGTTCTGTCCGGTCGGGGGCGGATCGAGCGCCGCCGGCTACTGTCTCACGGTCGGCGCCCTCACGGAGGCGACGGTGATCGGCGCCCAGTCGGAGGCCGCTCCGGCGATGCACCGGGCGTGGGCGGAGGGGATCCTCGAACCGCACGATCGGATGGAGACGTTCGCCGAGGGCGTGGCCACGCGGGTCCCGTTCGCGCTGACGACGAGGTTACTCCGCGAACGACTCGATGACTTTCGACTCGTGAGCGAGGCGAGCATCGAACGTGGCGTCCGGGACCTGTACGCGGACGAGCGGATCCCGATGGAAGGTGCCTGTGCGACGAGTCTGGCGGCGATGCGTCAACTGTCGGACGATCTCCGTGGATCGACGGTCGTGTTCCCCATCTCCGGCCGGAACGTCGACCCGGACACACTCGAATCGATCCTCGACGGTGCGGCGTAG